Proteins encoded by one window of Cloeon dipterum chromosome 4, ieCloDipt1.1, whole genome shotgun sequence:
- the LOC135944236 gene encoding uncharacterized protein LOC135944236 — MVDGFGGYRWITEFEVERDCWLLCGCGCELRLPTPTCNSVSLHSALVCLLSQQHIMAQAVEMMCLGCPCTEPACCTSDQSSSEAFPLAATAYRKLDHVLRALSNPASQQARSPRFLKINAWRLLPT; from the exons ATGGTAGATGGCTTCGGAGGCTACCGATGGATTACCGAATTCGAG GTAGAACGTGACTGCTGGCTGCTGTGCGGTTGTGGTTGCGAATTGCGACTGCCAACGCCGACTTGCAACAGCGTTTCACTGCATTCCGCACTCGTCTGCTTATTG TCGCAGCAGCATATTATGGCGCAGGCGGTCGAGATGATGTGTCTGGGTTGCCCTTGCACGGAGCCAGCCTGCTGTACGAGCGACCAGTCCTCAAGCGAGGCCTTCCCTCTGGCCGCTACTGCCTACCGCAAGCTCGACCACGTCCTTCGGGCACTCtcg AATCCTGCGAGCCAGCAAGCGCGGTCGCCtcgttttctcaaaattaacgCCTGGCGCCTGCTGCCTACCTGA